The following nucleotide sequence is from Campylobacter coli 76339.
TTAGCAAAAATGTTTAGCGATAATTTTAAACGCTATGAAGATGTTAAAGAGGGTGTAGAATACAGTCAGTTTGGCCCTAAAATTTAAGGTGTGTAAATGAAAAATGAGATGTGGTCAGGACGCTTTAGCGAAGCAAGTAACGAGCTTTTAAAGGAATTTAACGCAAGTTTAAACATAGACAGAACTTTGTATATAGAGGATATACAGGGTTCTATAGCTCATGCTACTATGCTTGAAAACTGTGGTATCTTAAAAAAAGATGAGCTAGAGGCTATTGTAAAAGGCTTGGAGCAAGTTAGAGTTGAGATAGAACAAAATCGCTTTGTTTTTAATATAGAAGATGAAGATATTCATATGGCTATAGAAAAGCGTTTGAGCGAGCTCATCGGAAGTGAAATAGGAGGAAGACTTCACACCGCTCGTAGTCGCAATGATCAGGTTGCAACTGATTTTAAATTATTTACAAAAAAATCTCATTTAGAGCTTATAATGCTTTTAAAAGAGCTCATTCAAACTCTGCTTTCTCATGCTAGAGTACATAAAAGAACTATTATGCCAAGTTTTACGCATTTGCAGCATGCGCAACCTATAAGTTTTTCTTTTTATATTTTAAGCTATGCTTTTATGTTTATGCGTGATATCAAGCGTTTGCAAAATAGTTTAGAGCTTGCAGATTTCTCTCCTTTGGGCTCTTGTGCATGTGCGGGAACTAGTTATGCAACTAATCGTAATCTTAGTGCTCAAATTTTAGGTTTTAAAGACATTATGCCAAATGCTATGGATGGAGTGAGCGATAGGGATTTTGCGCTTGATTTGCTTTATGATATAGCAGTGATTTTTACACATACCTCAAGACTTTGTGAGGAGATGATTTTGTTTTCTGCTTCAGAGTTTGGATTTTTGACTATAAGCGATAGTTTTTCAACGGGAAGCTCTATCATGCCACAGAAAAAAAATCCTGATGTTTGTGAGCTTATACGAGGAAAAACAGGGCGTGTTTATGGAAATTTGATTTCTCTTTTAACGATTATGAAGGCACTTCCTTTGGCTTATAATAAAGACATGCAAGAAGATAAAGAGGGGCTTTTTGATAGTGTTAAAACAGCAAAAGACAGTTTGATTATTTTAAATGCTATGTTAAAAGAAGTAAAAATCAATGAAGAAAATATGCTAAAATCTTGCAAAAAAGGGCATTTGTTGGCTACAGATTTGGCAGATTATTTGGTGCGCGAAAAAAATATTCCCTTTAGAAAAGCACATTTCATAGTAGGCAATGTAGTTGCACAAGCTGAAAAACAAGGGATTGATATAAGTGATATTGAAGATCTTTCAAAAATAGATCCTATCTTTGATGATAAAGCGATGAAATTGCTTGATTTTGAAAATTCTTTAAATTCTAAACAAAGCGAGGGTTCAAGCTCTATCACTAGTGTAGAAAAACAAATTCAAATTTTAGAAAGATTTCTTGAAAGTTTAGGCTAATTTGCCTAAACATTAAATCTAAAGTGCATTACATCGCCATCTAAAACGATATAATCTTTTCCTTCAAGACGCAGTTTTCCTGCCTCTTTTGCACCATTTTCTCCTTTATAGGTGATAAAATCTTCGTAAGAAATTACTTCTGCTTTGATAAAGCCTTTTTCAAAATCATTATGAATCACACTTGCAGCCTTTGGAGCTTTCCAGCCCTTTTTAATCGTCCAAGAGCGCACTTCTAAAACTCCTGCTGTAAAATAGCTTATCAGTCCAAGCTTAGAAAAAGCAGTGCGTATGATTTGATCAAGCCCACTTTCATTTACGCCTAAAGAGCTAAGGAATTCAGTACTTTCCTCATCGCTTAGACCAACTAATTCTTCTTCTATCTTGGCGCAAAGCTTGATAACTTCATGATTGTTTTTATTAGCATAGTCTTTTAAGATTTTTACATACTCATTATCTTCACCAATACCGTTTTCATCAACATTTGCTCCATAAATCACTTCTTTAGCAGAAAGGAGTCTTAATTCTTTATTTAAAGCTTGAAAAATCTCATCCTCTTTTTGTGGGTAGGCACTAGCTGGAAGACCTTTATTTAGATGCTCAAGTAAAGAATTTGCCATCTCAAGACTTTCTTTTGCGCCTTTTGTATTTGCCCTAGCTTCTTTATTGAGTTTTTCTATTTTTTTGCCAAGTTGTTCTATATCTGCTAAAATAAGCTCTGTATTGATGATTTCAACATCTCTTAGAGGATCAACACCTCCTTCAACATGAGTAATGTTTTCTTCATCAAAGCATCGCACAATGTGTAAAATTACTT
It contains:
- a CDS encoding Argininosuccinate lyase, which codes for MKNEMWSGRFSEASNELLKEFNASLNIDRTLYIEDIQGSIAHATMLENCGILKKDELEAIVKGLEQVRVEIEQNRFVFNIEDEDIHMAIEKRLSELIGSEIGGRLHTARSRNDQVATDFKLFTKKSHLELIMLLKELIQTLLSHARVHKRTIMPSFTHLQHAQPISFSFYILSYAFMFMRDIKRLQNSLELADFSPLGSCACAGTSYATNRNLSAQILGFKDIMPNAMDGVSDRDFALDLLYDIAVIFTHTSRLCEEMILFSASEFGFLTISDSFSTGSSIMPQKKNPDVCELIRGKTGRVYGNLISLLTIMKALPLAYNKDMQEDKEGLFDSVKTAKDSLIILNAMLKEVKINEENMLKSCKKGHLLATDLADYLVREKNIPFRKAHFIVGNVVAQAEKQGIDISDIEDLSKIDPIFDDKAMKLLDFENSLNSKQSEGSSSITSVEKQIQILERFLESLG
- a CDS encoding GTP-binding and nucleic acid-binding protein YchF → MSLSVGIVGLPNVGKSTTFNALTKAQNAQSANYPFCTIEPNKAMVEVPDLRLNELAKIVKPERIMHSLIEFVDIAGLVKGASKGEGLGNKFLSNIRETEVILHIVRCFDEENITHVEGGVDPLRDVEIINTELILADIEQLGKKIEKLNKEARANTKGAKESLEMANSLLEHLNKGLPASAYPQKEDEIFQALNKELRLLSAKEVIYGANVDENGIGEDNEYVKILKDYANKNNHEVIKLCAKIEEELVGLSDEESTEFLSSLGVNESGLDQIIRTAFSKLGLISYFTAGVLEVRSWTIKKGWKAPKAASVIHNDFEKGFIKAEVISYEDFITYKGENGAKEAGKLRLEGKDYIVLDGDVMHFRFNV